The following is a genomic window from bacterium.
TCCTCTATAACAGGATATCTGAGAGCTTCAACAAATGGTCAAAAAGTCCTAGAATATGAAGCTGATGAAGAACTCTGGTTCGATATTGGCACTCCTGAACAACTTGCCTTATGTCAGCAACATTTTTCAACAGATGCATTCCTGAAAGGTATAGGGTCATGAAGCAGGAACAGAAGAACACTCACTGCTTCTTGCTAACGGCTATCCTGCTGTTCTCCTTTGTGATGGGACTGGCCAAGGAGACACATGCATTACCATCAACTGAGATTCAACAACCTCATGTCCGAGCACAGCTTTTATCAGAACATGAGACACTATCCCCAGGCGTATCAGAGATGTTTGCTCTTCGGCTCATACCCGAGCCTTCTTGGCATCTCTATTGGAAGTATTCTGGAGACTCTGGTGCGTCTCCCCTCCTTACTTGGCTCATTAATGGGCAATCCGTCGATAAGGATGTAACTTGGCCCCTTCCTGAACGCATTCAGGTAGGCAGCTTCGTTAATTATGGATATCGAGATGAAGTGCTTTTGCTGGTAGAACTTCCCATTCCTCAAGATGCTCGCGGTGAGGTGACTATTGGTCTCGATGCTGAATGGCTCGTCTGTCAAGAAGAATGTATTCCCGGAAATGGGATATTTTCTCTATCTCTGCCCGTCTCAACTGATAAACAGATTATCCCATCAAAGGATGCTCCACTATTTGAGAAATTTCTAAGACGAGTTCCTACTGACGGTTCTGATCTGTCTCTTCATCTCTCACCGGTGAACACCTCTTCTTTAAGGCTTACTCTCTCTGAACCATCTGAATTGACTGAATCTCTCATATTTATCCCAGGTGGAGAAGGTGTCATTCAGAACAACGCTCCTCAGCTATTGACGAGAACTGATTCAACAGCCGAACTCATTCTTCAGCGACCAAAGGTTGAGCCCTTCTCTTCCGTATTTCATGGAATTATCCTCAAGACACCACCTTTTCAGGATGGTTCGATGGGCAAGAGTATTTCTCTTCAATATCCGATAGCTGACGCAGGGTCGGCGCTCGGTGACACCAATTCAACTCAAAAAGATACACAATATTTCGTTCTTATTCTCATGAGCGCATTTATTGGTGGACTCATCCTAAACCTTATGCCGTGCGTCTTCCCTGTGCTAGCAATCAAAATTTTAGGTTTTGTGAATAAAGCTGGCAAAAAGCACAGCAGTATCAGAGCACATGGCTTAGCATTTGGACTAGGAGTGCTCATATCATTTTGGGTCTTAGCAGTGCTTATTCGAGGAATTCGACATGCAGGTGAAGCTCTTGGATGGGGCTTTCAACTACAAAACCCCTCATTTGTGGCTCTTCTTGTCTTACTCATGGTTGCAGTAGCCCTTAACCTATTTGGAGTTTTTGAGTTTGGAGCTTCGTTACAACGAATCTCGAGTCAAGTTGATAGCGCAGATGATGAACGATATCTCTCTTCCTTTCTTAGTGGGATTCTCGCAACACTGCTAGCTACCCCCTGTACTGCGCCTTTTATGGGCAGCGCGATCGCATATGGTATTCAAGTTGATCTCATCCGATCACTCCTCGTCTTCTCATGCTTAGGACTTGGTTTGGCCACGCCATACGTTTTGCTTTCTCTTCGACCCAATCTGCTTGCCGTTCTACCAAAGCCTGGAGAATGGATGATTACCTTTAAACAGTTAATGGCTTTTCCCATTCTTCTCACTGCCCTATGGCTGCTCTGGGTTTTTGAGCAGCAGAGCTCACCAGAAGCTCTTCTATGGCTACTCTTGGCCAGTATTCTACTGGCATTTTCACTGTGGATGTATGGAAGATTCTTTCCAGTAACTGCATCCAGACATAAACAGCGAGTTGGTATCCTCCTGCTGGTCATTCTCATAAGTATCAGTGGATTTATTGGCTTGCCACAGAGCGAGATCAGAGAAAACGAGACCTCTTCTTCGCTCTTCAGTCAGTATGAAGCGACTAGAGATTCATATGGCTTACGGTGGATAACATATACGGAAGAGCTTATGGCGAGTCTTCGCTATGCTGAGACACCTGTTTATGTTGATTTTACTGCTGCTTGGTGTGTTACGTGTCAGGTAAACAAGCGGCTCATTTTTGGCTCAAAGCCAATACGAGACCTTTTCCAAAAAAAGGGGGTGATACTCGTAAAAGCAGATTGGACGACAGAAGATCCTGTCATAACGAGAGCTCTGGAGATGTTTGACAGATTAGGAGTCCCACTCAATGTTCTGTATCTTCCAGGTGACTGGGATAATCCTGTTGTATTGCCAGTTGTCCTAACACGGGGCGTAGTCATCGAACAGCTCAATAAGCTGCCAGACAAGGATTCCTGATCAAAACCAGATAAATTCATGATTCCGTTAATACCTGGACTGGTAGAAAGTCGGTATACTCGCTAGTCTATAAGTAAATAGATCTTTGTTTCGTTAGGATGTTACCTATGCGTAGATTCGTACTTACCGTGTTCTTTCTTACCGTATTCTTTCTCTCTTCAATACTCTCTTTCGCTTCTGCTACACAAGCTGAGGTTCAGATCGGAGCTTCTGCCCCCCAATTCACAGCCTCTGATGTGCATGGCGTAAATCAGAGTCTCGATCAGTATAAAGGGAAAATCATAGTTCTCGAGTGGACCAATCCTGAATGCCCCTATGTAGTCAAGCATTATCAAACAGGAAATATGCAACAACTTCAAAAAAAATATGTCGGTCTTGGAGTCGTATGGCTGACCATCAACTCATCTGGTGAAAACAAACAAGGAAATCTCAGTACTGAAGAAGCAAAAAACTATCTTTCAGAAAAGGCTGCCGTGCCTACCGCATACCTCTTCGATCCATCGGGTACCATCGGGAAATCATATGGGGCAAAGACCACCCCTCACATGTTTATTATTAACTCAGCTGGAACCGTTGCATACGCGGGTGCGATTGATGATAACAGTTCTAGTCGGCACTCCTCTGTTGAGAATGCAAGAAATTTCGTTGCCGAAGCTCTTGATGCTTTGCTTGCAGATCAGCCTGTTCAAACAGCATCGACTAAAGCCTATGGCTGTTCTGTAAAGTACTCGAGTTAAATACGCTCTGGGGCGGGGCTTACCTAACAAATCAGCAAAGAAGCATGCTTTACCGATGAATAGAGCCAATATTCTCATGCAGCTTAGATTGAAAGAGCCCGTTGTGCTTCGAGAATTCATACGCTCTGCTTTTCAGCATGAACCCTTACGATGTGAGCACATCTTAGCAGTAGCAGATAGAGCGGTTCAGGTATGCGATACGTTATTAAACCATAGACATGTAAACTGCTGTCTAAAAGAGACTGAATGTGCGGCTCTGTTACATGATATTGGATATTTACCTGAGATAAGCACCCTTTTAGAGCAAGCCACTGAGTATCATCCCACAGGTTGGCATCCAGTCGATGGAGCGAATTTTTTAAGATACCGGGGAGAACATCGACTCGCCACCTTGATTGAAGGACATGGGCATTCACCTGAAGTCTCTAAACTCAGAGGACTTGCTCCTATTACAGTCTCCAATGATATTGTAGCAATGATTATTACCTACTGTGATGTACAGACGGATCCAAATGGAATCCCAGTGAGTTATATGGAGCGTCTTAACGAGATAGGTCAAAGAAAAGGGCTTGAGAGTCAAGAATACAAGGCTCATCTCTTGGCCAGAAATCGTATAGAGACAATTATCAGCAAGATTGATCAGCTCTTAGCCGTCCCCATCCTCACGGCAACATGAATGGCTCAAGGTATTCTTAGCTCCAACAGGCTTTTTACTCTCTTTCTACTAATTTGATCCTGTTGGTGATGACTGATTTACTGATATTCTCTTGTAATGAGCCGACTGCTGAATCGCTTTCCATTGAACCGTCTTCCAAAACGACTGAAAAATACGCTGCTCTTGCGTATATTTGGTATGGTACAGGTTCCAATGATTGGATACCTGGCTCCAAAAGTCATCGAACTCAATGAACATCGATGTGAAATTCTCATTCCTCTTCGTCGTCGCTCTCGGAACCATTTGTCCAGTATGTACTTTGGAGCGCTCTGCGTAGGGGCTGATTGTGCCGGGGGTCTTATCGCCTTTGAAGAGGCTGCGCGAAGCGAAATACCGGTCAGCATTGTCTTTAAATCAATACGAGGTGATTTTCTGAAGCGTCCAGAGGCTGACGTACATTTTGTCTGTGAGGATGGAAAGAAAACCCGGACTCTAATTGAGTTGGCAGTGGCAAGTGGCGAAAGAAAGGAGCAAGCAGTAGAAATCCTTGCGTACACAACCAATCCCAACAAGGAAATTGTTGCTCGATTTGAGCTGATGCTGTCAGTAAAAGCGCGAAAAAAGTCCTAGCCCGGATCAAGAAGAACGGTTGATCGAGAGATTCCCAAGTCCTTCCACGGGGATGAACTCAGCAAAATATCGTTAGCAACTCCTCATTTTCAGAATGATCAATTTCGATGGCTAGCCCAGCTACCTATCGTTCAATTACTCCTTCACTTTTAAGACTCTCTCGAATCTGTTCAAGCGATCGAGCAATCTCCTTCTCTTCATTTTGGATGGCAATTTCCACAGGATCATATCCTGAAGGGGCCAGCACTTCATTCTCATCACTACGCAGTGAATCTCTCGCAAAGGAATCATCCCATTCAAGGGCGACATCAGCATGAGCAGCTGCCTCTAGGGAAAGAGCAACTTTTCGATCACACTGCTCATTGATATTTACCTGACCTTCACTCATATAATTCGCCACAAAGCCTCCTTCAGTTATTAGAGAACTATGAGAATTATTAGGATTTTGTTAGGGCTTCGTCAAGGTGAAAGATCATACGGGGCAAGCACCCATGCTATGAATATAACCCATTGAAAAAACACTAGATATGGGCTCTTTACCCTATACAGAGATATCCCAAAGGATTGCGGCTCCAAAGAAGCCTCTCATCCTCCGAATCCATCCCCTGTACAGAAGGCTACCCGATAAGATTCTTAAGCACCGTACACAGAATCCCCCCATCACGTACATATTGTACCTCCATGGGGGTATCAATCCGACTCTTTACCGTGAAGGAATGCTCACTACCATCAGTCCGAGTAGCACGCACAGAAATCTCCTCTCCAGGCTCTGATGAATCCGATATCTCAATGGTAAAAGCCTCACTTCCATCAAGACCCAGAGATGCAGCACTATCACCATCAAGAAATTGCAGCGGGATAATCCCCATCCCAATTAAGTTACTCCGGTGGATTCTCTCATAGCTTTCTGCAATTACCGCTTTGACTCCTTGAAGATATGGTCCCTTTGCAGCCCAATCACGAGATGATCCTGACCCATACTCTTTACCCGCAAGAATAATCAGTGGCGTACCATCTTTACGATACATTTCAGCTACTTCAAAAAAACTTGCCTGGGTCTTTGTAGGGAAATGTATTGAAACGTTCCCTTCAGATCCTGGAACCAGTCGATTCTTTATACGGATATTTGCAAAAGTGCCGCGCACCATTACCCTATCATTCCCTCTTCGAGAGCCATAACTATTAAAGTCTACTGGCTGAACCCCTTCTTCCGTCAGGTACTGCGCTGCGGGAGAATCCTTCGCGATATTCCCAGCAGGTGAAATATGGTCAGTAGTTACTGAATCCCCGAATAATCCAAGCACTCGAGCTTTCTGTACGGGACGGATATGACCTACATCGCGAGTCACTTCATCAAAGAAAGGCGGGCTTTGCACATAAGTCGAGCTTGCTTGCCATTCATAGAGTTCACCACCACTCGTCTTGATTGACTGCCACGCTTCAGAGCCCTTGAAGACCTCCCCATAACGCTCTCGAAACATATCGACGGTAATGAATGATCTCACGGCCTGCTCGATCTCATGGTTTGTTGGCCAGATATCTTTTAGGAAAACTTCTTTCCCCTCCTTATCGGTCCCGATCGGCTCACTTGTTAAATCTCGGTTCGTATTTCCTGCCAGAGCAAATGCAACTACTAAGGGTGGAGAAGCAAGAAAGTTGGTCTGAGTCAAAGGATGTACTCGTCCTTCAAAATTTCTATTCCCAGAGAGCACCGCCGACACTACAAGATCATTTTCTCTGATAGCAGCCTCAATCTCACTTTTCAACGGACCAGAATTTCCTATACATGTAGTGCAACCATATCCCACCGTCTGAAAGCCTAGTGCATCCAATGATGTGTTTAATCCGGACTTCTCTAGATACTCTGTTACCACTCGAGAGCCGGGAGCGAGTGAAGTTTTTACATATGGCGGCACACGCAACCCCTTTTCCAGTGCCTTCTTGGCGACAAGTCCAGCAGCCAACATAACCGAGGGATTGCTCGTATTCGTACACGAAGTAATTGCAGCAATCACAACCGCTCCGGTTTCAAGCTTGCATTCCTCTGAATCGAGAGTCAGCGGTATCGACTTTGTAAACTCGGCTTCCTCTTTACCAAGACCCATTGGCCCAACAGGATTAGTAATCATTGTTGGGTATGATTTTTTTAATCTGGCGAGAGCGACTCTATCTTGAGGGCGCTTTGGACCAGCAACTGCTGGTTCTATCGTAGAGAGATCAAGTTCTAGCACCTCCGTAAACTCAGGATCGGGGGTATCTTCAGTTCGAAAGAGACCCTGCTCCTTATAATACCGCTCTGTCAGCTGAACAAGCTTTTCAGGACGACCAGTAGCTCGCATGTAATCCAAAGTCACATCATCTACTGGAGAAAAACTCACGGTAGAGCCTTGCTCTGGAGCCATATTTCCAAGCGTTGCCCGATCGGCAATAGTCATATGTGACAAACTCGGTCCAAAGAATTCAACAAACTTCCCAACAACCCCTAGCTCACGACACATCTCGGTAACTCGAAGTACGAGGTCTGTAGCCGTGATGCCTTCAGGCAGGTCACCCGTAAGCTTCACGCCTACAACATCGGGAATAAGCATAACAATCGGCTGATTGAGCATTACCGCTTCTGCCTCGATACCGCCTACTCCCCATGCGACTACTCCAAGACCATTGACCATTGGGGTATGGCTGTCTGTTCCAACACACGAATCTGGATAAACAACACGGGTATCTTCGTTAAAATACGCAACCTCAGAAAGATATTCTAGGTTCACCTGATGGACGATTCCAGTTGATGGAGGTACGACTCGAAAGTTCTTGAAAGCTTCTTGCCCCCACTTCAGAAATTCATATCGCTCTTTGTTTCGAGAAAACTCAAGTGCTTCATTCCTCACCAGTGCATCATTACTTCCAGAGTAATCAACCTGAACACTATGATCGATTACGAGATCACAACGAACTAATGGATTAATCTTTTGTGGATCACCACCTAGCCTCTTAATCGCATCACGCATAGCAGCAAGATCAACAACTGCTGGGACTCCTGTAAAATCTTGAAGCACTACCCGCGCCGGCTTGTACGGGATTTCATCTCGTCCCACCGCCTTCGGCTCCCATCCGGCTAATGCCTTGAGATGCTCCTCGGTGAAGGAGAATCCATCCTGATTCCGTAATACAGACTCGAGTAAGACACGAATACTGAAAGGAAGTCGCGACATACTTCCAAAACCAGCATCTTCTAAAGCACGAAGACGGTAAAAATTTACATCCCCGTACTCTCCACCTACCAAGGGAGCAAGAGCTCCAAAAGGATTGTGCTCTGACATAATCACTCCTCAAAACGATAAATAAGTCGCTTCTTCACTCACAGATCTAGCAATTTCCGCCTACTCCGCCAATAATGATAGTGTTGAAGGGGAAAACGTTATGAAATCAACATACGACACGACGATACTAACACAAGTACCTGGAGCTCAGGTAGCTATTCTTCAATCAGAATGGTATGCAGAATATACCGACGTGTGCATAGCGCACTGTAGGGCTATTCTCGATCAGGCAGGTGCCGCAGCTCCTCATTGCCATAGACTCCCTGGAGCGTTAGAGCTTCCCTTTGCAGCCCGGCATGTCTCGCGCTCTACTCCCACGTTAGAAGCTATCATTGTTTTTGGAATAGTCTTACGTGGCGAGACACAACATTTTGATATGATCCTGGACATGATCAGTCGTGGCTTTGAACGTGTTATGTTCGAAGAAGATATACCCATTATTGTTGAAGTACTCCCTGTTGAGACGATTGAGCAAGCGAAAGCTCGTTGCGCAGATGACGACTCAAATAAAGGAAGAGAGGCTGCTCTGGCCGCACTCAAAATGATTCACTGGAAGAGGGCACTTTCCTCAACGGATGGCTCCAGATAATCAGGCGTATTCTCTGGTCTTCATCGATATAGCAAGTATCCTTTCTGCTTGCTTTTCAACTTCGCCAGTAAACTTCGCTACATATTCACTAGGCTGTCCACGCAAATTGTTCAAAAACTCTCTGGTCTCTGCAGTATGTTGCTCTTCAGGAAGACGCCAAAAGTCCATAAACCTATCGAGCAGCTCTTGTTTCAGATCTGTGGAGCCGTCTAAGAACGAACCAGTAAGAATACTCTCTGATTCTGGCAAATTGACAACATAATCAGCCAATCCTATGGCCACAGGCTCTATCAATCTTCGAGAGCCCTTACGGCTTCTTGCATCATTACTCATATCAGAAGGAATATAGCCACGCGCTAAAATCGGTGTCGAACCACCTCCACCACGAAACTCTTGTTCAATAGCCTCTCTGGATTGTTTGCTGTCTTCAATCATCTACATCACCATTGTCGAATGAATTTTTATCTCGTTGATTTTTACTTCTTTAATGAATGGACACAAGCTGACTTCGCCCCCACTACAGCTGTTATGAAAAAAAAATCTTCCAATGTCTCAATTTATCTCTATTCTCTAACAAAGTTACCGAGAAGCAACATGACTAAAAAATTATCCCATAAATCAAGGGATATACGGCGGCAAGCTCGATATTTATGCGACAACTCTGAAATTTAGTTCATAATGGAAATGAGCTACGAATTGGGGCAAACGAAGGTTTTACACTTTTTTTTGGGGGAAAGACCATGTCATCTATTCGTCTTCTTTTTAGCATCGCTCTTGCTGCTTGTATTTTTGTTCTACCGCAACCATCAAATGCCGAGATAACAAGAGAAATTACACAAAATCGCCAATCCACCAAACCAGTTGATGACGCTCTAACTTGCTTAGCGGACTCACAGTTTGATGAGGTACTCGAAATCCATCAATACGACTCACTCCCTCTCTTTCTCTTGAACCTTGCAAGATTTAGTCCCCAGGACACACTCTGTAATGGTTTTAACAACTTTACCTTTTATAACTATGTCACGTTGTTACATAGTGTATTTAGGACGACATCAGATGTAGGACTTACCGTCTGTTCAAGCGAAGCCACTCGTCCTTGCATAGCAGGATAGCAACTTCCTATCGTGACGGGCTACGGATGGCACCGATCAGGGGGATTACGGCACATCTTGTATCCCCGTCACGCTCTTTTGCCTTTCCCGTATTGGCAGATTAAAACTGCCGTTCTAGAAGCTGGAAATCGTGGCAAGATTCCTTTCGTACCTCCCAGTACGTAGGGACTGAGCGATCAAAGGAAAGATCCATTACTTTCTTCCCGATTAATCGTAAGAGTATTCCCAACGGAACCGCCATCAAACACCACGTAAGTGCAACAAAGAGAAGGGACATAACCATCCCAAGAGCATTTGCAAATGCCATCCATCCAGACCATAGAGGATAAAGAACCTTCGGAGCATATGAACCAAGAGACACAATAACTATCGTCGCAAGGAGGAGGCTGAGAGCAGTCTCAACTCTTTCCACCGAAAGCTGATAAGCAGCTATCGAAGCAAAAATAGCTCCAAATAGACATCCAAATTCCTTCACGTGTTGACGCTTTGGTTTGCCATAATATTTCACGTCTAACGGCGAAGCCTTTTGAGACTCGCCCCTATTATGACCAGCAACTACATGCAGCTGGACATTTTTCGTCTGTGTTGTTTCGTAAAAGTGTTTCACCTGTTGCAACTCAGATCTCCTCTAGTCTAACTCGTATTTGTCTCGCCAATTGTCCGTCTCGGTCCAGGTCGGTTGTTCTTCCTTCAATAACAGATAGTCTCCTACGACAAGACAATCCATTTCAGTTCTCATGAAACAGGTGTAGGCATCCGATGGCGTACCTACGATTGGTTCCCCCCGGACGTTAAAGCTCGTATTCACAAGAACTCCACATCCCGTCTTCTCCCGAAAACTCGTGAGAAGAGCATGAAACCGAGGGTTCGTTTCTGATGTCACAGTCTGAACCCGAGCGGAATAATCAACATGAGTAACAGCAGGTATATCAGACCTTGGAACCTTAAGCTTCTGTATGCCGAAAAGTTTTTCTTGCTCCTCTGTCATCTGCTTACGACGCTCCTTGCGCACGGGCGCAACAAGCAGCATATAAGGCGACTCGGCCTCCAGTTCGAAGTACTTACCAACTTCCTCTTTCAGTACTGCTGGTGCAAATGGTCTGAATGATTCTCGATACTTAATCTTTAAGTTCATCTTGGTCTGCATCTCAGTAGAACGAGCATCCCCAATGATACTCCGCCCTCCGAGTGCCCTTGGACCAAACTCCATCCGTCCCTGAAACCAACCGATGACCTTTTCATTTGCTAACAGGTCTGAGGTCTTATCCATGAGCTCATCTTCAGATAGCCTGACGTACTTCGCTCCTAGCGCTGCCAGTTCCTGCTCAATCTCGTCATTCGAGAATGACGGCCCGATGTAGCTGCCTTTTTGAAAGTCTGTCTTTCCATCAGCCACTCGAGGATTACCAAGGTACCCATACCAAACGCAGAGAGCTGCTCCTAAAGCCCCACCAGCATCACCTGCTGCTGGCTGAATCCATATATTCTTAAACGGACCCTCACGCAGTACACGACCATTTCCTACACAGTTCAGTGCCACTCCTCCCGCAAGAACCGCATTATCAAGCCCTGTCTCCTTGTGCAGATATCGCGCCTGCCGAAGCATGGTCTCTTCTACTACGTCCTGAATTGAGCGAGCTAAATCCATCTCGCGCTGTGTAAGTGGTGTTTCTGGTTTTCTTCTTGGACCTCCAAACAACTCACCAAAATCATCATTGGTCATCGTGAGTCCAGACATATAATTGAAGTATTTTAAGTTCAGATGGAAGGAGCCATCTTCTTTCAGATCAATCAGGTGATCATAAATCTGTTGCACATACTTCGGTTCTCCATACGGAGCGAGTCCCATAACTTTGTATTCACCTGAATTCACCTTGAACCCGGTGTAATACGTAAACGCTGAATAGAGGAGACCAAGGGAATGAGGAAACTTAATGTCTTTGGTAATCTGAAAAGTGTTTCCCTTCCCCACACCCAGACTATTAGTCGTCCATTCTCCAACGCCATCAATGGTGAGAATAGCTGCCTCTTGAAAAGGAGACGGATAAAATGCGCTCCCAGCGTGACTCTGATGGTGCTCGGTAAAAAGAATTTCTCCCTCATACTCAAGCTCGTTTTTTATCGTATCTGGAATCCAGAGTTTCTGCTTTAACCAGAGCGGTAACGCCTGAGCATAGGAGGTAAAGCCTTTTGGAGCAGTTGTGAGATACGTCTCTAGTAACCGCTCGAACTTTAATACAGGTTTATCGTAAAAAACTACAAAATCGAGGTCCTCGACTTTGATGGCCGCTTCGCGCAAACAATACTCAGCAGCATGACGTGGAAACTCAAAATCATGCTTCTTTCGGGTAAAGCGTTCCTCTTGAGCCGCAGCTATAATCTCGCCGTCTTGTATGAGAGCTGCCGCACTATCATGATAAAATGCTGAAATACCTAGAATATTCATAACTTCTTCCGCTTACGTTACTGTCAGATACTGAGTCCTCTTCTCACTCGAATGCATCATAAGGGTACCCGAAACACATATAAAAAGGGAATAAG
Proteins encoded in this region:
- the ribH gene encoding 6,7-dimethyl-8-ribityllumazine synthase; this translates as MKSTYDTTILTQVPGAQVAILQSEWYAEYTDVCIAHCRAILDQAGAAAPHCHRLPGALELPFAARHVSRSTPTLEAIIVFGIVLRGETQHFDMILDMISRGFERVMFEEDIPIIVEVLPVETIEQAKARCADDDSNKGREAALAALKMIHWKRALSSTDGSR
- a CDS encoding HD domain-containing protein; protein product: MNRANILMQLRLKEPVVLREFIRSAFQHEPLRCEHILAVADRAVQVCDTLLNHRHVNCCLKETECAALLHDIGYLPEISTLLEQATEYHPTGWHPVDGANFLRYRGEHRLATLIEGHGHSPEVSKLRGLAPITVSNDIVAMIITYCDVQTDPNGIPVSYMERLNEIGQRKGLESQEYKAHLLARNRIETIISKIDQLLAVPILTAT
- a CDS encoding DUF4442 domain-containing protein; the protein is MVQVPMIGYLAPKVIELNEHRCEILIPLRRRSRNHLSSMYFGALCVGADCAGGLIAFEEAARSEIPVSIVFKSIRGDFLKRPEADVHFVCEDGKKTRTLIELAVASGERKEQAVEILAYTTNPNKEIVARFELMLSVKARKKS
- the acnA gene encoding aconitate hydratase AcnA, which translates into the protein MSEHNPFGALAPLVGGEYGDVNFYRLRALEDAGFGSMSRLPFSIRVLLESVLRNQDGFSFTEEHLKALAGWEPKAVGRDEIPYKPARVVLQDFTGVPAVVDLAAMRDAIKRLGGDPQKINPLVRCDLVIDHSVQVDYSGSNDALVRNEALEFSRNKERYEFLKWGQEAFKNFRVVPPSTGIVHQVNLEYLSEVAYFNEDTRVVYPDSCVGTDSHTPMVNGLGVVAWGVGGIEAEAVMLNQPIVMLIPDVVGVKLTGDLPEGITATDLVLRVTEMCRELGVVGKFVEFFGPSLSHMTIADRATLGNMAPEQGSTVSFSPVDDVTLDYMRATGRPEKLVQLTERYYKEQGLFRTEDTPDPEFTEVLELDLSTIEPAVAGPKRPQDRVALARLKKSYPTMITNPVGPMGLGKEEAEFTKSIPLTLDSEECKLETGAVVIAAITSCTNTSNPSVMLAAGLVAKKALEKGLRVPPYVKTSLAPGSRVVTEYLEKSGLNTSLDALGFQTVGYGCTTCIGNSGPLKSEIEAAIRENDLVVSAVLSGNRNFEGRVHPLTQTNFLASPPLVVAFALAGNTNRDLTSEPIGTDKEGKEVFLKDIWPTNHEIEQAVRSFITVDMFRERYGEVFKGSEAWQSIKTSGGELYEWQASSTYVQSPPFFDEVTRDVGHIRPVQKARVLGLFGDSVTTDHISPAGNIAKDSPAAQYLTEEGVQPVDFNSYGSRRGNDRVMVRGTFANIRIKNRLVPGSEGNVSIHFPTKTQASFFEVAEMYRKDGTPLIILAGKEYGSGSSRDWAAKGPYLQGVKAVIAESYERIHRSNLIGMGIIPLQFLDGDSAASLGLDGSEAFTIEISDSSEPGEEISVRATRTDGSEHSFTVKSRIDTPMEVQYVRDGGILCTVLKNLIG
- a CDS encoding thioredoxin family protein, with the protein product MRRFVLTVFFLTVFFLSSILSFASATQAEVQIGASAPQFTASDVHGVNQSLDQYKGKIIVLEWTNPECPYVVKHYQTGNMQQLQKKYVGLGVVWLTINSSGENKQGNLSTEEAKNYLSEKAAVPTAYLFDPSGTIGKSYGAKTTPHMFIINSAGTVAYAGAIDDNSSSRHSSVENARNFVAEALDALLADQPVQTASTKAYGCSVKYSS